One Corythoichthys intestinalis isolate RoL2023-P3 chromosome 9, ASM3026506v1, whole genome shotgun sequence DNA window includes the following coding sequences:
- the id1 gene encoding DNA-binding protein inhibitor ID-1 has product MKVVGSTCALKSSKVGGEDMVRCLSEQSLAISKCKIPLLDEQMSVFLHDMNSCYSKLKELVPTLPTNKKASKVEILQHVIDYIWDLQVELDEPEKSRQQVGGVQSRTPLTALNAELASITVENGCSDDRIMCR; this is encoded by the exons ATGAAGGTCGTTGGATCTACGTGCGCCCTCAAGAGCAGCAAAGTTGGCGGCGAGGACATGGTCCGCTGCTTGTCCGAGCAGAGCCTCGCCATCTCCAAGTGCAAGATCCCGCTGTTGGACGAGCAGATGAGCGTCTTCCTGCACGACATGAACAGCTGCTACAGCAAGCTCAAGGAGCTCGTGCCCACCTTGCCTACCAACAAGAAGGCGAGCAAGGTGGAGATCCTGCAGCACGTCATCGACTACATCTGGGACCTGCAGGTAGAGCTGGACGAGCCGGAGAAGAGCCGCCAGCAAGTCGGTGGAGTGCAGTCTCGCACGCCGCTCACCGCGCTCAACGCGGAGCTCGCCAGCATCACCGTGGAG AACGGATGCTCGGATGACAGAATTATGTGCCGCTAA